A window of the Tessaracoccus sp. MC1865 genome harbors these coding sequences:
- a CDS encoding ABC transporter permease, translated as MTALNFAPDAGAAPFGARVWAQATTEASLILRNGEQAILAIVIPVTVLIGSRIFGAALGLELQQMAPSVIGLVIWSSCLTTLAIATGFERRYNVLERIAATPLGKPGILLGKGLGITLITVGQIAVLAVIALAVGWRPSFTVASFLLTGLVAFLSMGAFTGLALAISGALRPEATLAVANLLYLVGMPLGILLPLDRFPEWAATAIAFLPTGALGEALRHGSQGVVPGWPLLVAALWCAATLLLARKVFTWTS; from the coding sequence ATGACCGCCCTGAACTTCGCGCCCGACGCCGGCGCCGCTCCGTTCGGAGCCCGGGTGTGGGCGCAGGCCACCACCGAGGCGAGCCTCATCCTCCGCAACGGGGAGCAGGCCATCCTCGCCATCGTCATCCCGGTCACCGTGCTCATCGGTAGCCGGATCTTCGGGGCCGCGCTGGGCCTGGAACTCCAGCAGATGGCCCCCTCGGTCATCGGCCTGGTGATCTGGAGCTCCTGCCTCACCACGCTCGCCATCGCCACCGGCTTCGAGCGTCGCTACAACGTCCTTGAGCGCATCGCCGCCACGCCCCTGGGCAAACCCGGCATCCTGCTGGGCAAGGGCCTCGGCATCACACTGATCACGGTGGGCCAGATCGCCGTCCTGGCGGTGATCGCGCTCGCCGTGGGCTGGCGCCCGTCGTTCACCGTCGCGTCGTTCCTGCTGACAGGGCTGGTCGCCTTCCTGTCGATGGGCGCGTTCACGGGGCTGGCGCTCGCCATCTCCGGCGCACTGCGCCCGGAGGCGACGCTGGCCGTCGCCAACCTGCTCTACCTGGTGGGCATGCCGTTGGGCATCCTGCTGCCGTTGGACCGCTTCCCCGAATGGGCCGCCACCGCCATCGCGTTCCTTCCCACCGGCGCTCTAGGGGAGGCCCTGCGACACGGCTCCCAAGGCGTGGTTCCGGGCTGGCCGCTGTTGGTGGCAGCTCTCTGGTGCGCGGCCACCCTGCTGCTGGCACGAAAGGTGTTCACGTGGACCTCGTGA
- the sufB gene encoding Fe-S cluster assembly protein SufB codes for MTQTAPKAPGLGATQDEHLEALSTYEYGWHDSDLAGATAARGLSEAVVRNISGLKSEPEWMLDLRLKGLKLFDKKPMPTWGADLSGIDFDNIKYFVRSTERQAQTWEDLPEDIKNTYDRLGIPEAEKARLVAGVAAQYESEVVYHKINEELERQGVIFLDTDTALKEHPELFQEYFGTVIPVGDNKFASLNTAVWSGGSFIYVPKGVEVTIPLQAYFRINTENMGQFERTLIIVDEGASVHYVEGCTAPIYSSDSLHSAVVEIIVKKNARCRYTTIQNWSTNVYNLVTKRAICEEGALMEWIDGNIGSKVTMKYPAVYLMGEHARGETLSIAFAGEGQHQDAGSKMVHCAPNTQSSIVSKSVARGGGRSSYRGLVQVDPGAHHSASSVMCDALLVDTISRSDTYPYVDVREEDVSMAHEATVSKVSEDQLFYLMSRGMGEIEAMAMIVRGFVEPIARELPMEYALELNRLIELQMEGAVG; via the coding sequence ATGACGCAGACCGCACCCAAGGCACCAGGACTGGGAGCCACTCAGGACGAGCACCTCGAGGCGCTCTCGACGTACGAGTACGGCTGGCACGACTCGGACCTCGCCGGCGCCACCGCCGCGCGCGGCCTCAGCGAGGCCGTTGTCCGCAACATCTCCGGCCTGAAGAGCGAGCCCGAGTGGATGCTCGACCTCCGCCTCAAGGGCCTCAAGTTGTTCGACAAGAAGCCCATGCCCACGTGGGGCGCGGACCTCTCCGGCATCGACTTCGACAACATCAAGTACTTCGTGCGCTCCACCGAGCGTCAGGCGCAGACCTGGGAAGACCTGCCCGAAGACATCAAGAACACCTATGACCGCCTCGGTATCCCGGAGGCTGAGAAGGCCCGCCTCGTCGCCGGCGTCGCCGCGCAATACGAGTCCGAGGTCGTCTACCACAAGATCAACGAGGAACTCGAGCGCCAGGGTGTCATCTTCCTCGACACCGACACCGCGCTGAAGGAGCACCCGGAGCTCTTCCAGGAGTACTTCGGCACGGTCATCCCCGTCGGCGACAACAAGTTCGCATCGCTCAACACCGCCGTGTGGTCGGGTGGCTCGTTCATCTACGTTCCCAAGGGCGTCGAGGTGACCATCCCGCTGCAGGCCTACTTCCGCATCAACACGGAGAACATGGGCCAGTTCGAGCGCACGCTGATCATCGTCGACGAGGGTGCCTCCGTGCACTACGTCGAGGGTTGCACCGCCCCGATCTACTCGTCGGATTCGCTGCACAGCGCCGTCGTCGAGATCATCGTGAAGAAGAACGCGCGCTGCCGCTACACCACCATCCAGAACTGGTCGACCAACGTCTACAACCTGGTCACCAAGCGCGCCATCTGTGAAGAGGGCGCCCTGATGGAGTGGATCGACGGCAACATCGGTTCCAAGGTCACCATGAAGTACCCCGCCGTCTACCTGATGGGCGAGCACGCCCGCGGTGAGACGCTGTCGATCGCCTTCGCGGGCGAGGGCCAGCACCAGGACGCCGGTTCCAAGATGGTGCACTGCGCGCCCAACACGCAGAGCTCCATCGTGTCGAAGTCGGTGGCCCGTGGCGGCGGCCGTTCCTCGTACCGCGGCCTCGTCCAGGTGGATCCGGGTGCCCATCACTCCGCGTCGTCGGTCATGTGTGACGCGCTGCTGGTGGACACCATCTCGCGTTCCGACACCTACCCCTACGTCGACGTGCGTGAAGAGGACGTCTCGATGGCCCACGAGGCCACCGTGTCGAAGGTCTCCGAGGACCAGCTCTTCTATCTCATGAGCCGTGGCATGGGTGAGATCGAGGCCATGGCGATGATCGTGCGCGGCTTCGTGGAGCCCATCGCGCGTGAGCTGCCCATGGAATACGCCCTCGAGCTGAACCGCCTCATCGAGCTGCAGATGGAGGGCGCGGTCGGCTGA
- the sufD gene encoding Fe-S cluster assembly protein SufD, with translation MTTITEAPNVAAAIETVESHLHPTPSWAVEDHPLPTGREEIWRFTPLKRFKTLLNPVAEGLGSLEWSGEFPESVTVESITAEQAQELANEAPTDRISALAAFQSIHRTHIRIAANTELTEPIVFTGQGNGGEARDHVVVSVGANSRATIVFRYVGSANYAEKTDVIVGDGAKVNFVTLQDWDTGSVHGGQRTVAIGRDAHVKTVTASLGGNVRLQENSTYNGPGGELEAYGLYFADENQHIQHRLFVDHNAPHTKSNVDYRGALRGKGAHSVWIGDVLIRKIAEGIDTYESNKNLVLTDGCQADSVPNLEIETGEIAGAGHSSSTGRFDDEQLFYLMARGITEVEARRLVAHGFFADIIRRVGIPEIEARLLTTIERELDLVHGSTTTKADEQ, from the coding sequence TTGACCACCATCACTGAGGCCCCCAACGTGGCCGCAGCCATCGAAACCGTCGAGTCGCACCTCCACCCCACCCCGTCGTGGGCCGTCGAGGATCACCCGCTGCCCACCGGCCGCGAGGAGATCTGGCGGTTCACCCCGCTCAAGCGGTTCAAGACCCTCCTCAACCCTGTGGCTGAGGGCCTGGGTTCGCTGGAGTGGAGCGGCGAGTTCCCCGAGAGCGTGACCGTCGAGTCGATCACCGCTGAGCAGGCCCAGGAACTGGCCAACGAGGCGCCCACGGACCGGATCTCGGCCCTAGCTGCCTTCCAGTCCATCCACCGCACGCACATCCGGATCGCGGCCAACACGGAGCTCACAGAGCCCATCGTGTTCACCGGCCAGGGCAACGGCGGCGAGGCCCGCGACCACGTCGTGGTCAGCGTCGGCGCCAACTCCCGCGCCACCATCGTGTTCCGGTATGTCGGCTCGGCCAACTACGCCGAGAAGACCGACGTCATCGTCGGCGACGGGGCCAAAGTGAACTTCGTCACCCTGCAGGACTGGGACACCGGTTCGGTGCACGGCGGTCAGCGCACCGTCGCCATCGGCCGCGACGCCCACGTCAAGACGGTCACCGCCTCCCTGGGCGGTAACGTCCGGCTCCAGGAGAACTCGACCTACAACGGCCCGGGCGGGGAACTGGAGGCCTACGGCCTCTACTTCGCCGACGAGAACCAGCACATCCAGCACCGGCTCTTCGTGGACCACAACGCGCCGCACACCAAGTCCAACGTGGACTACCGCGGTGCGCTGCGCGGCAAGGGCGCGCACTCGGTGTGGATCGGCGACGTGCTGATCCGCAAGATCGCCGAGGGCATCGACACCTACGAGTCGAACAAGAACCTCGTCCTGACCGACGGCTGCCAGGCTGATTCGGTCCCCAACCTGGAGATCGAGACCGGCGAGATCGCCGGCGCCGGCCACTCGTCGTCCACCGGCCGGTTCGACGACGAGCAGCTGTTCTACCTGATGGCCCGCGGCATCACGGAGGTGGAGGCCCGTCGCCTGGTGGCGCACGGCTTCTTCGCCGACATCATCCGCAGGGTCGGCATCCCGGAGATCGAGGCGCGTCTGCTCACCACCATCGAGCGCGAGCTCGACCTGGTGCACGGCTCGACCACCACGAAGGCCGACGAGCAGTGA
- a CDS encoding DinB family protein: protein MDIKAALHRQLRLQREALLWKAEGLDERDLRLPRTPTGTNLLGLIKHCLGVEHGYFLTSMGRASQLKLPEIDFEQDPNGDFYATEDERADELIELYRAVAVEVDQAIDELELDAPGTVEWWGERGATTLGFLLAHVLGDIARHAGHADILREGIDGRLGVTVDNSNMWEPDGGWDTHVLRLTGIAEGFSPQ from the coding sequence ATGGATATCAAAGCCGCCCTGCACCGGCAGCTCCGGCTGCAGCGTGAAGCGCTCCTGTGGAAGGCGGAGGGACTGGACGAGCGCGACCTGCGCCTGCCCCGCACCCCCACCGGCACCAACCTGTTGGGGCTGATCAAGCACTGTCTGGGCGTCGAGCACGGCTATTTCCTGACCAGCATGGGGCGAGCCTCCCAGCTCAAGCTGCCCGAGATCGACTTCGAGCAGGATCCGAACGGCGACTTCTACGCCACCGAGGATGAGCGCGCCGACGAACTCATCGAGCTGTACCGGGCCGTGGCGGTCGAGGTCGACCAGGCGATCGACGAGTTGGAGCTCGACGCGCCCGGCACGGTCGAATGGTGGGGCGAGCGCGGCGCGACCACGCTGGGCTTCCTGCTCGCGCACGTGCTCGGCGACATCGCACGCCACGCCGGCCACGCCGACATCCTCCGTGAGGGGATCGACGGCCGGCTCGGCGTCACGGTGGACAACTCCAACATGTGGGAGCCGGACGGGGGCTGGGACACCCACGTCCTGCGGCTCACCGGCATCGCCGAGGGCTTCAGCCCGCAGTGA
- a CDS encoding M3 family metallopeptidase: MSINPVLTTELPFSLPDFANATPRDYHVAIEEGMRTQLGALAKLRGDGSPATVANVLAEWDAAQDVLLRAMNAFFAVYASDATDEMIAIEEEIAPRLAEHSDAIYLDRDLYARLQSLEARIADGETEADAQDRYALDELLRSFRRAGVALTDDEQTRLRAMNKRLAELSSRFETLNREARVAGGFAVTEAELTGLTDDEKSALKTDDGYRIELVNTTQQPLAAKLADAGVRRRLLEASTTRALSGEFDTRGVVVEIARLRAERATLLGYPNHAAIVAEAGTAKTVDAILGMLVPLAQAALAKAVEESRDLRERYAQLNPGAEFTAADWSFVEAIVRRERFAFDEAELGEYLQVDRVLKAVYAAAEELYGLTFALREDLGGHVPGTQTYEVHDDEGIVGLFVMDFWARPTKNGGAWMSNLVDQSDRTGDLPVVTNNCNYTPTTTAISWDDVITMFHEFGHALHGLLASSRYAGRSGANTPRDFVEFPSQVNEHWAWTPGRVLPAEWITKLEEASTFGQGYATAETELASLLDLVWHTTPLEELPTLADEVEGFEHRALEKYGLANELVPPRYRTQYFAHIWGGGYAASYYGYAWAKVMDADAVAWFKENTEGHSPAMTLRQAGEHFRRTLLAPGGSVDPMETYRSFRGRDPELAPLLERLGLTI; encoded by the coding sequence ATGTCGATCAACCCCGTGCTCACCACCGAACTGCCCTTCTCGCTGCCCGATTTCGCCAACGCCACCCCCCGTGACTACCACGTGGCCATCGAGGAGGGCATGCGCACCCAACTGGGTGCCCTGGCCAAGTTGCGCGGTGACGGTTCACCCGCCACCGTGGCCAACGTGCTGGCCGAGTGGGACGCGGCCCAGGACGTGCTGCTCAGGGCGATGAACGCCTTCTTCGCGGTCTACGCGTCGGACGCCACCGACGAGATGATCGCCATCGAGGAGGAGATCGCGCCGCGCCTCGCCGAGCACAGCGACGCCATCTACCTCGATCGTGACCTCTACGCCCGCCTGCAGTCCCTCGAGGCCCGGATCGCCGACGGTGAAACCGAGGCGGACGCCCAGGACCGCTACGCGCTCGACGAACTGCTCCGTTCGTTCCGCCGCGCCGGTGTCGCGCTCACCGACGACGAGCAGACGCGCCTCCGCGCGATGAACAAGCGGCTCGCGGAGTTGTCCAGCCGCTTCGAGACGCTGAACCGCGAGGCCCGCGTCGCCGGCGGTTTCGCCGTGACCGAAGCGGAACTCACGGGGCTCACCGACGACGAGAAGTCAGCGCTGAAAACCGACGACGGATACCGGATCGAGTTGGTGAACACGACCCAACAGCCGCTGGCGGCCAAGCTCGCCGACGCCGGCGTGCGCCGTCGACTGCTGGAGGCCTCCACCACGCGCGCCCTGTCCGGGGAGTTCGACACCCGCGGGGTCGTCGTCGAGATCGCCCGCCTCCGCGCCGAGCGCGCCACCCTCCTCGGGTACCCGAACCACGCGGCGATCGTCGCCGAGGCCGGTACCGCCAAGACGGTCGACGCCATCCTGGGGATGCTCGTGCCCCTGGCCCAGGCCGCTCTGGCCAAGGCCGTCGAGGAGAGCAGGGACCTCCGCGAGCGGTACGCCCAGCTGAATCCGGGCGCGGAGTTCACGGCCGCGGACTGGTCCTTCGTGGAGGCGATCGTGCGTCGGGAGCGCTTCGCCTTCGACGAGGCCGAACTGGGCGAATACCTGCAGGTGGACAGGGTGCTGAAGGCCGTCTACGCGGCGGCCGAGGAACTCTACGGACTCACCTTCGCCCTGCGCGAGGACCTGGGTGGGCACGTTCCCGGCACCCAGACCTACGAGGTGCACGACGACGAGGGCATCGTCGGCCTGTTCGTGATGGACTTCTGGGCCCGCCCCACGAAGAACGGCGGCGCCTGGATGAGCAACCTCGTCGACCAGTCGGACCGCACCGGTGATCTGCCGGTGGTGACGAACAACTGCAACTACACCCCGACGACCACGGCCATCTCCTGGGACGACGTGATCACGATGTTCCACGAGTTCGGCCACGCGCTGCACGGCCTGTTGGCCAGTTCCCGCTACGCGGGACGCTCCGGCGCCAACACCCCGCGCGACTTCGTCGAGTTCCCCAGCCAGGTCAACGAACACTGGGCCTGGACCCCTGGCCGGGTGCTGCCGGCCGAGTGGATCACCAAGCTCGAAGAGGCCTCCACGTTCGGCCAGGGCTACGCCACCGCTGAGACAGAGCTCGCCTCGCTGCTCGACCTGGTGTGGCACACCACTCCGCTGGAGGAACTCCCCACGTTGGCAGACGAGGTGGAGGGCTTCGAGCACCGCGCCCTCGAGAAGTACGGCCTCGCCAACGAACTGGTCCCGCCGCGCTACCGCACGCAGTACTTCGCCCACATCTGGGGCGGCGGCTACGCGGCCAGCTACTACGGCTACGCGTGGGCGAAGGTGATGGACGCCGACGCGGTGGCCTGGTTCAAGGAGAACACCGAGGGCCACTCCCCGGCCATGACGCTGCGCCAGGCCGGCGAACACTTCCGCCGCACGCTGCTGGCGCCCGGCGGCTCCGTCGATCCGATGGAGACCTACCGGAGCTTCCGCGGGCGCGACCCGGAACTCGCGCCCCTGCTCGAGCGTCTCGGCCTGACCATCTGA
- a CDS encoding heme A synthase has translation MDLVKKLFDGDRALRTWLWISLVCNMGIIVTGAVVRLTASGLGCSEWPRCTPDTWTNTPEAGIHGFIEFGNRLLTFVLAAAALGAFIAAWRNRGRLSRLWWLTLGVGIGIPFQGVIGGFTVWSGLNPFVVALHLLLSVLLIVLCVWALTLGYRVHPTPLAPGARWLVVVTFTATMASIWLGTVVTGSGPHAGDSTAPRTGFDLEFVSRLHALSAWLVVGLAIVCLAVFTRSRLEQPRKSARLLLVTVALQGVIGYVQYFFGLPIGVVALHMVGLTLLTVAASWLLFSTRSGHPAA, from the coding sequence GTGGACCTCGTGAAGAAGCTGTTCGACGGCGACCGCGCGCTGCGCACCTGGTTGTGGATCTCGCTGGTCTGCAACATGGGCATCATCGTCACCGGCGCAGTGGTGCGCCTGACCGCCTCCGGGCTGGGCTGCTCCGAGTGGCCCCGGTGCACACCGGACACCTGGACGAACACCCCTGAGGCCGGCATCCACGGCTTCATCGAGTTCGGCAACCGATTGCTCACGTTCGTGCTCGCCGCCGCTGCGCTCGGCGCGTTCATCGCCGCCTGGCGCAACCGCGGCCGCCTGAGCCGTCTGTGGTGGTTGACGCTCGGGGTGGGCATCGGCATCCCTTTCCAGGGCGTCATCGGAGGCTTCACGGTGTGGAGCGGCCTCAACCCCTTCGTCGTGGCCCTCCATCTGCTGCTGTCCGTGCTGCTGATCGTCCTCTGTGTGTGGGCGCTCACGCTCGGCTACCGGGTCCACCCCACTCCCCTCGCCCCGGGAGCCAGGTGGCTGGTGGTCGTGACGTTCACCGCCACCATGGCGTCGATCTGGCTCGGCACGGTCGTGACGGGCTCCGGCCCGCACGCCGGCGACTCCACGGCCCCGCGCACGGGGTTCGACCTCGAGTTCGTCTCGCGCCTCCATGCGCTGTCGGCCTGGCTCGTCGTCGGCCTGGCCATCGTGTGTCTGGCGGTGTTCACCCGCTCCCGCCTGGAGCAGCCACGCAAGAGCGCCCGCCTGCTGTTGGTCACCGTGGCGCTGCAGGGTGTCATCGGCTACGTCCAGTACTTCTTCGGCCTGCCCATCGGCGTCGTCGCTTTGCACATGGTGGGCCTCACCCTGCTGACCGTCGCTGCCTCTTGGCTGTTGTTCTCCACCCGCTCAGGGCATCCGGCCGCCTAG
- a CDS encoding metalloregulator ArsR/SmtB family transcription factor gives MQAEVVETPTRQRVVDLILAEGPQTAKQLADRLALTPAAVRRHLASLLDDGTLASREERVYGPRGRGRPSKVFVLTDAGRAEFTQAYDDLAIAALRRLQAVAGPNAVRDLANDRVAEIEQRYLQLHAENPGVRPLDALVEVLGLDGYAASARPLRTGEQLLQHHCPVAHVAAEFPILCEIETQLFSRLLDSHVQRLATIAHGDGVCTTHVPHRLPTPQIPKRK, from the coding sequence ATGCAAGCAGAAGTCGTCGAAACGCCGACCCGCCAGAGAGTGGTGGACCTGATCCTGGCGGAAGGGCCGCAGACCGCCAAGCAACTCGCCGACAGGCTCGCGCTCACCCCTGCGGCCGTGCGGCGCCATCTGGCCTCGCTGCTGGACGACGGGACCCTCGCGTCCCGCGAGGAGCGCGTCTACGGCCCGAGGGGCCGCGGGCGTCCCTCGAAGGTGTTCGTCCTGACAGACGCGGGCAGGGCCGAGTTCACCCAGGCCTACGACGACCTGGCCATCGCCGCACTGCGCCGCCTCCAAGCCGTCGCAGGGCCCAACGCCGTGCGCGACCTGGCCAACGACCGCGTGGCGGAGATCGAGCAGCGCTACCTGCAACTGCACGCGGAGAACCCTGGGGTGAGGCCACTGGATGCGCTCGTCGAAGTGCTCGGCCTCGACGGTTACGCCGCCTCCGCGCGCCCCCTCCGGACGGGCGAGCAACTCCTTCAGCACCACTGCCCGGTCGCCCACGTGGCCGCTGAGTTCCCCATCCTCTGTGAGATCGAGACCCAGCTGTTCTCGCGGCTGCTGGACAGCCATGTCCAACGGCTCGCCACCATCGCCCACGGCGACGGCGTGTGCACGACGCACGTCCCCCACCGACTACCCACCCCGCAGATCCCGAAAAGAAAGTGA
- a CDS encoding ABC transporter ATP-binding protein — translation MSDVSVLTARELRLSFGEKQALAGLSLNAEAGRITALLGPNGAGKTSFIRCCTGLAVPDGGTLSLFGGAPGSAEVLPRIGLMPQTTGAWSGITAARLLTYLARLYANPQPVDPLMALLGIDDYATTPYRRLSGGQQQAVNLAGALVGRPDLVFLDEPSAGLDPRSRRSIWDLLARIRADGVGILLTTHDMHEAEALADHVFIVDRGRVAAEGTVAELTVNGSLEDAFLTHTTGDLA, via the coding sequence CTGTCGGACGTGTCCGTCCTGACCGCCCGCGAGCTCCGCCTGTCCTTCGGTGAGAAACAGGCCCTCGCCGGGCTCTCCCTGAACGCCGAGGCCGGCAGGATCACTGCCCTGCTCGGCCCCAACGGCGCAGGCAAAACAAGCTTCATCCGCTGTTGCACCGGCCTGGCGGTCCCGGACGGGGGCACGCTGTCGCTGTTCGGCGGCGCGCCCGGCTCCGCCGAGGTGCTGCCCCGCATCGGCCTCATGCCGCAGACCACCGGAGCCTGGTCCGGCATCACGGCGGCCCGGCTGCTGACCTACCTGGCGCGCCTGTACGCAAACCCGCAGCCGGTTGACCCGTTGATGGCACTGCTCGGGATCGATGACTACGCGACCACGCCGTACCGTCGGCTGTCCGGAGGCCAACAGCAGGCGGTCAACCTGGCCGGCGCCCTCGTGGGCAGGCCGGATCTCGTGTTCCTGGACGAACCGTCCGCTGGGCTGGACCCGCGGAGTCGCCGTTCCATCTGGGACCTCCTCGCCCGCATCCGCGCCGACGGCGTGGGCATCCTGCTCACCACGCACGACATGCACGAGGCGGAAGCCCTGGCGGACCACGTCTTCATCGTCGACCGCGGCCGGGTCGCCGCCGAAGGCACCGTGGCGGAGCTGACTGTGAACGGCTCCCTCGAGGACGCGTTCCTGACCCACACGACCGGAGACCTGGCATGA
- a CDS encoding DUF4921 family protein, whose translation MAPLVREPEYITELRDGTVKQLNPFTGTEVWTVPGRGDRPLGLIAPHPLPIRDDERGRHCPFCEQRYMETPPEKSRVVRRDDGSWATLYRTPAEELFTTVAEFRRVPNLFEILSYDYWHKNYGFELPAPVAERREAYLASPAGLDHVMRVAEAKLYARGLTDAEVAALSHEEKLQTASGFFGGGHDLVIARRHFVDAATDDSELAASGTLTPEEHAQFIAYTVECTRMAFEVNRYARYVAVFQNWLRPAGASFDHLHKQLVSIDDRGHQQEAELVRLRANPNIFNDAAANYATRRNLIIAENEHAVAFAGFGHRYPTVEIYSRSQHSDPWEQHPDEIRGMSDLIHAMHAATGARVPSNEEWHYRPIDVNLAMPWRVMLKWRVSTLAGFEGATKIYLNTLSPATIRDRVVSELYPLRERGLISTDLRIATEASCFPNPLRYSR comes from the coding sequence ATGGCACCGCTCGTGCGCGAACCCGAGTACATCACCGAACTGCGCGACGGGACGGTCAAGCAGCTCAACCCGTTCACGGGCACCGAGGTGTGGACCGTACCCGGCCGGGGGGACCGGCCGCTCGGCCTCATCGCTCCCCATCCGCTGCCCATCCGCGACGACGAGCGCGGCCGCCACTGCCCCTTCTGCGAGCAGCGCTACATGGAGACCCCGCCCGAGAAGTCCCGGGTCGTCCGTCGCGACGACGGTTCCTGGGCGACCCTCTACCGCACGCCGGCTGAAGAGCTGTTCACCACCGTCGCGGAGTTCCGGAGGGTGCCGAACCTCTTCGAGATCCTGAGCTACGACTACTGGCACAAGAACTACGGGTTCGAGTTGCCGGCCCCGGTGGCCGAGCGGAGGGAGGCATATCTTGCATCGCCGGCGGGGCTCGACCACGTGATGCGGGTGGCGGAGGCGAAGCTCTACGCCCGTGGCCTGACCGACGCGGAGGTGGCCGCCCTCAGCCACGAGGAGAAGCTGCAGACGGCGTCAGGCTTCTTCGGTGGGGGCCACGACCTGGTCATCGCCCGGCGACACTTCGTCGATGCGGCCACCGACGACTCGGAGTTGGCCGCCTCAGGCACGCTCACCCCGGAGGAGCATGCACAGTTCATCGCCTACACCGTCGAGTGCACCAGGATGGCGTTCGAGGTGAACAGGTACGCCCGCTACGTGGCGGTGTTCCAGAACTGGCTGAGGCCTGCCGGCGCGTCGTTCGACCATCTCCACAAGCAGTTGGTCTCCATCGACGACCGGGGCCACCAGCAGGAGGCGGAACTGGTCAGGCTGCGCGCAAACCCCAACATCTTCAACGACGCGGCCGCCAACTACGCCACGCGGCGCAACCTGATCATCGCGGAGAACGAGCACGCCGTCGCGTTCGCCGGGTTCGGCCACCGGTACCCGACGGTTGAGATCTATTCCCGGTCACAGCACTCGGACCCCTGGGAACAGCACCCGGACGAGATCAGGGGGATGTCCGACCTGATCCACGCCATGCATGCGGCCACCGGGGCGCGGGTGCCCTCGAACGAGGAGTGGCACTACCGGCCCATCGACGTGAACCTGGCCATGCCGTGGCGGGTCATGCTGAAGTGGCGCGTGTCGACGCTTGCCGGGTTCGAGGGCGCCACGAAGATCTACCTGAACACCCTCAGCCCCGCCACGATCCGCGACCGCGTGGTCTCGGAGCTCTACCCGCTACGGGAGAGGGGACTGATCTCGACGGACCTGAGGATCGCCACGGAGGCCTCCTGCTTCCCGAACCCGCTGCGCTATTCCCGGTGA